TGTTATCCGTGATATATTAACATGATTCataaatatgtttatatatacataaatttttttcaattttttctttttttaaagtaaaaaaaaaaaaaaatcttatttctttttaaatttaaaaatttattttttaaattcaattattttatttgatacTCCTAccaaacataaaaaaaattataaataataatttactatttttttttaagaaattattttaattaaaaaaaaaagaaatgaacaagaaaaataatattattcttatatCAAATTATAGGATGCATCCCAGATACTACTCCCATTTATCTAAGAGCTTTATTACTACAGATATGttaacattaaaaatatatagtaaaagagagaacaaaaatatattatattttcttataaaattttttatatttacctTTTTAATTTGGATATCGCAATGTTCTAATAATGtaggataataataatacttaaaaatattaatttttcttctttttgctattttttttaatcaaagttatattaatatgaataattacttttttttatgcattgaatatattttttgtattttagtGGAATACTTATGAAACGTggaattatgaaaataacttaaaaaatatattaaatttaggAGATAAAAGAGCATTAGCAGAAAGTAACGATacaataaaacaaaaaaaaggattACAATGCCATGGACAACAGGGTATGATGACAATAAATTTAGAATCAAACAATGAGCAAATTGAAATAGAGCAGAATCTAAATGCAGAACATGAAGATGAAATAGAGacaaaagagaaaaataaaaaagtaaaactTACTGAGAAAATTTTAAGCAAAtgcaaaaataatttaaaactaGTTGCTTCATCCTTTGCATTTTTCTCCTCTCTTTTTTTGGTTTCATTAATTATTGCAAGTCAATTCACTTATAATGTAccatttcataattttttttacgtATTGCCTTCTTTATCTCTTGTAATAATTTCAATTATTTTGACACATGAAAGgattgaaataaaatataaaaataaattttaaataatcgTTCTAATTAAAGCCAGTTATTTTCGATGCAGTTTACTAATTGTTATTCCATAAAAGgctaataatatcttttattaaccattaTTGAGGAAATGTTTCTTGTcctaatatattatttagacaataatttttttctataattggttaataaaagatattattaatctttgaaaaaatatatattattttttattatttttgttaaattgTAGAGTTATTTTTCAGATatgttgatttattaattagcTGTTTTAATACTTTCAAAGTATTTTAAACAgttgattaaaaaaaaaatgttattaaccttatGTAATATTAAATTGGAATACTAGTTAGGGAAATACAAGTCAATCATGCACTGATactagttataaaaaaaaaataaaaatgcgtgtagctatattttttttttgtttattttatttttatacatttttgtaattaaaaaaaaaatttaattttaatttttttttttgagagaTTGAAGTTTTTAgttgaaaaattattaatttctaaTTGAAAGGTAAAAATAAATccataaaaagtataatttttatttatattagatttgtatatcttgaaataacattgaataacttagggtttaatttttgttaattataaattttataagtgtttttaattaaaagaatatacttattaTTTGTAGATAAGAATACATTTGTAAAAGTAAACATATGTCTCTTAATCAATACGAATTtcttaattcaaattaagtgttatatattataaatattaccatatatataataaaaataagtatatgcATTAAAAATctgtatatttagttatacatgctctttattagtTTGTTTTttcaatactctagcaaagtcattgagtcggaaattaataaatcacatatatatattttaatttgaaaTAATCAATTCTATATTACTTAACACACGTAATTTTACTTTGACAAATATGTACTTATTtattaagaataaatatattcttttaattcagAGACGCACCCAAATAATTAAGTTATAACAAATAGCAAGATGAAATTCTAAGTTATTCACTGTTATTTCGAAATATATAAATCGAATAtaacattatactttttatacttaatttttatcatttaattaaaaattgataACCTTTCAATTCAAAAACATCAACaactttcaaaaaaaaattaaaatatttctttttttttttataactagagtcagtgcatggttgacatatattttcataactAGTAATCTAAccttattttataaaaggctaacatttttttattaaccatgACTTTAACATTTTGAGTTGTAACTGTTGGTTTTTCTTcgaatttatttaaatctttATACACTATTTTCAAtctatcatttaaataaataattctcATTTCCTACTTAGTATCAGGtaataattttgaaaatcTAAGACATTTACAATTCATAACAAACATAGTAAAGTGTGGAATTTCTCTCATAGCCCCACGAGGTATATTGTTGTAAATTAATACTTCCCTTTCAGCTATATCTTTAAAAGACACATATTTCccttatattatttttagtatGTATTCAATAAATGTATGAGAACATTTATCAATAGTATATCCTATGTGGTAATGAGCACTTGtatgatataattttaattgtaATTCCTTAGTAATATATTCTTGAAATTGTtgattaatataaatagaaCCATGATACTCTAAAATACTTTTTGGATGTCCAAACGTAGGAATTCAGTTATTTTTCTCTACACAAATTACATCACTATTGGTAGATGTTCTTTTAATAACATTAGCTAATATAAAACGTGAATAATGATTTATtgctatttttataaaatatgctTCTTTTTTCCATATTTTAGGTCCGTTAACATTTAGTGAAGCCCTATTAAATGAATTAGGATTTGATAATTATTGGTTCTCATTTATCTtagattttttattatgcaATACTTGCCAAAATAATCAATTCTTATAGGCCGGTAATTAGTAAGAATGCATTATGAATCTCCTATAATATAATAGTTAATTTTCATAAGGGAAATAGAGAGTTAGTCATGTACTCAccagttttaaaaaaaaaaaaatgaccATTTTGTTTTGTTAGTGTATGCTGattttgttaaatttatcttattttaaaaaaaaaaaattatctttttttttgatacatAATGAGATTTCAATGGAAGtgtttttgtaaaatttttattgtaaaataaaattaatttttaagcaaaaaaaaaaattaaattcgaAATAcaggagaaaaaaaaataattttgtcTTTAGTAATACTTAATTTTTGCGTATTTCCGAAATATAGTTaactataattaaaatttttttttttttgttttaattaaataactCTTACAtaacaataattttaataatgatttattaattggtcatttaatgactttgctagagtattaaacaaacaaattaataaagagcattgtataactaaatatacgtttatatatatgttagttttttaattattataaacgagtttttatttacaaagaattacttattcttttaattaaaaacatacagataaactataataattaataaagtcaaaattttattatattcaatgttagttcaaaatatacattgaataatacataaacatttcttttatctcttaagttttaattagttaacatttctttcttttaattttttttttaaaacactaaaaaaaattaaaacataacataacataaaataaatttcaacaaccaaaaaaaaaaatatatttaattctttttttttttttttttattaactagtgtcagtgcatggctaacttgtacgtacacAAGTAATAAACTaacttagtgtactacaaaaggttaataactaattttattaaccaagtattaaacaaacaaattaacaAAGAGCATGCATAACTAAGtgtacatttatatatatatatattcgtttttattatatatatatatgattttcTTATGATGTATACTATTTAATCGGAATTAacttttactgcatcttttaatagaccTATTAGctattataaatgaatttttatttacaaagaatgagtttattcttttaattaaaaaatatacaaacaaattataataattaataaagtcaaaactttattttattcaacgttatttcaaaatatacattgaataatacataaacgtaattattttatctcttaagttttaatgaGTAAACattaattcttatttaatttttaaaacacaTAAAAAGTCAAAAGCataacaacaaaaaaaaatcttcacacaccaaaaaaaattgttatgtttattttttttttaattttttttttaattacaaagatgtatataaaaataaataaacaaacaaaaaaaaaataactttattttttttttttttaaaattaacgtcagtgcatggctaacttgtacttacacaagtagtaaactagcttagtgtactacaaaaggttaacaacaaattttattaaccatttAGCTAAAAATGATTGATTGGCATTGATAACATTATGTGGGAAGTTAAATTTCTTCCTTGTTATTTTAGCTAGatattatatacaaaaagttaatataCATGCTTTTATTAACTATAGATCTATTAATCCACTTATCTAAACTATTTTGAACTTCGTCAATATATTCAAATTTCAAATTAAATTCAGATAATTTCAATTTCCATCTATATAATTTTCCATTATTAATAGAATATATTTCTATGGTACTTTtacaatttattttaattagcGTCTTGAATCCTTTAACATAATAGTCAAGTGCTTCAAAAgctataattatttaaaataatttctttatattatacTCCATTTTCATGgaaaatcatttaattttcttgAGGTATATTGAATAAATATTATCTGACTAGTATCATCATCTATTTGAGTTAATATAGCTCCTATAGTATAGTATGATGTGTCATTATAGATTATATAAGGTTTTCTAAGtttgattaataaaaaattgttattaacctttttttaaaataaaatgagttACCAGTTAGGAAAATATAAGTCAGCCATGCACTGatgctagttaaaaaaaaaaatacataaattttttttttttaatgtttattttatttatataaatcttggtaactaaaaaaaaaaaatttaaattatttcttttttttgtcgGTATATATTTGTtcgaattaaaaagagaattaatttttatttacataaaaaaatatgcatatataaaaagtataatatttatgttgtattcaatatatatatattgaaataacattgaataaattagaattttaatttttgttatttgttataaattgtgCATGTGTTTCTAATTAAAAGGATATAttgattctttgtaaataaaaactcatttataacagttTAACATGTCTATTTAACGATgcaatataatttaattataattaaatattagacatcataagaaatcattatatatataataataaataagtatatatatatatgtaagcGTATATTCAGTTATACATTCTCTTTATCAATTTGCTTTTTCAATACTCTAATAAAGTCATTAAATaagcaattaataaaacaaagtTCAAGAAATCAAAAATAAGTTATTTCGGTcatcttttcttttatttgttCAGATACTTGTGAATATTATTCATACTATTAAAACTTTTTCTCTTTGGATAACAATGAAACTAATTTAGGATTCCATTCTGAAAAgttctttaaataatttcCACAATAATTAACAGCTAATAAAAGTGATTTTAATAGTTTCTTAGACTTAGATCTATCTACcttaatgataatttttactttatctAATAAATGTCTAAGTTCTTTGTGATAAATTTTTTGTCCTAAATAAGTTATAGATATTTTAATGGATACACATTTCTCTATATTTATTcctaaattattataaatgaacAGTTTAATTACCTTTATTAATACTTTAAAATGTTCAATTATTGATTTCGTCAAAATAACGATGTCATCAATATATACAACTATACAATTTTCTTGGATTAActcgaaaaaaaaattttccatTATGCTTTGAAATCGGGTAGGACTAACTTTTAATCCACATTGTTATACATTAAATACAAATGTTCTGCATTTTAGTACTGTAAATATGGTATgctgtttttatattttcttctaatgCAATATTCCAGAATGTTTTCTTAAGATCTGTgctagaaaataatttagtaGCATAAAATGTTTGAAATATATGTTTCATGTGAAGTAAAACATATAATTCATCTGATAcgtatttatttaaataccTGTAATATATTATCATCATTGAATATCCTTTTTTGGAATTAACACCATATGTGAAGTCCATTtacattattaattattcttattattcTCATTGTTGtcatttcatcatttttcttattcACCTTGGATACCTTATCCTTATTCAAAGATCTGagattatatatacatgctTTTCCTTGTATTCTAATAGAaactttatatttacatgacatttcttttgttttattttccCTCAGTACTGAACTACACTTtagtaattttattatttcatccTTATCCTTTTGAAatgttaaattttttctatcaATAAAATTCATAATAACTGCTTGATTGCACATTTCTATattctcttctttttcttgttTAATTtctgttatatatatttaatttttattcccCTTCATAAGCAAATATCTTAGTGGTTTCATTACGCTATCGTTAATTAGTATGAAtgttttttgtatatttgtTATAGCATATTTTTTACAAACGTGTTCACAGGTTTATTTCATATCTATTACAATCTTTCTAGGTGTCCACGCTTTTTACACATGGTATATTTCTCTAGTATCAATCGATCGGATTTCCAAATAAGGTTCTATACCTAATAATTTTATGGAAGAAGTTGACATAGTGCATAATGGTGCTTCAGTGTCCAATAATGCATGTGCTTTATTTCTATTGATTTGAACCATTTTTTTCAAAGCACAAACAAAATTATTCATTACTGTCAACATTTATTACTTTATTTGTGTCTAATTCactttctttaattttttttacatattcaTCAAGTTTCTGTctctattttaatttttcatatatgtatacactattaattctatttctttttttaacaaattttttatcaCTGTCTTTTGGAGTGTTATCTTGATATCTTTCATTATCTTTATCCTTTTctttatctaattttttcagtaatttatgaatatacatttttattaaacgAAATTTCTGTTTGCTAATTTCGTTCTAAAATGTTTTGAAATAAACATCGTATCTTTCATCTATTATTATACCTTTGatctctttttctttatctcttaaaattttgtttCGGCATGCAGATGCCAAATGACTTATCATATTACaattattatatctttttttattatataaaaaattctttttaatatgaCCTCTTTCGCTGCAGCAAATACATTTGTTGGAACACGTAATATTAAtcatttcttattttctCCTTGGTAATAATGTATGGGCAATAAAAGATTTTATTCAtctttttgtaattttaaaataatgaaaatgcacatataaaaatcattagtgaatataaaatatgaaaaaaaaattatatttagagaaatatataaaaatgcatATAACAAGATTTTGCTTGTAGATATACAAAAAAGCACATCCATAGATATGCTTTTGTAAAGAGATACACattgtaaaattaaaacaacATAGTATGTGTATTCattcttattaaaaaattaactttaattttttaaaatttttttttatgatcgatttatttttatatagatatttatatttattccaattttttaatttgtgtgcataaacaaaaatgataaactattaaaaatagtcataacaaaaaatactaaaatatgatttaaaaataaaataaataaaaaagttttatttattttatattatattatattgaTAATCATATAAGAAGCACATAATTGCCTGTAATaaactatttaaatataaataaaattaagaacAAATTCTtctacatgctctttattaatttgattgtttaaaaatactataaaaatatttaaatagaaaataagTAAATCATACTGATAACTGTCTATTTTCCTTATAAATTACTAGCTACTACTTCATAAAAGGTTaacttatattttattaacaatGCATAGAATAAACGTATTAATGAAGAGCATGTAAGgagatatatatttactgtgtttattaaaaaatcacTTATAGGTAATTATATGTTCCTTATATGATTATACTattagttaataaaagatgttattaattttttataatatatatagttaGCTTACTAGTCGAGAAAATACAAGCCAACCATTCACCGatgctagttaaaaaaaatatatatatatatgtagctatattttttttttgtttattttattctatatatattttgcagataaaaaaaaaaaaaacatttatttttttttataattgttatttttttggCTTCTGCGTTTTGAATTGAAAAAAGAATCAATTTTTACTTACATAAAAATGTATGAAAAGTGAATATAagaaaactttttatttgttttaatgaataaaaagtataatgcttatgttatattcaagcttgtatattttgaaatagcAATGAATaactttaaatttaattttgttatttgttataacttaattattttcatgtgtttctaaattaaaaggatatacttattctttgtaaataagtatatatttgtcaaagtggttaataaaaggtattattaaccttttgtagcatgctaagctagttgctagttgtatacgtacaagttagccatgcactgacgctagtcctatatatataaaaaaaaaaaaaaaaaaaaataaagttatttttttttgtttgtttatttatatatatatacatctttgtaatttaaaaaaaaaaaaaaaattaaatatatttttttttttttgggaagagttttatgaatgaatgttatgttatgttatgttatgttatgttatgttatgttatgttatgttttaatttttagtgtaaataaaaattaaaagaaagaaatgttaacttattaaaacttaagagataagagaaatatttatgtattattcaatgtatatttttgaaataacattaaatatcataaaattttgacttaataaattgttataaattatttgtatgtttttaattaaaagaagatattaattctttgtaaataaaaactcatttataactgttaataggtttattaaaagatgcagtaaaatttaacttcaattaaatattatgcatcataagaaaactgtatatatatatataataaaaactaatatatatatataaacgtatacttagtta
This region of Plasmodium relictum strain SGS1 genome assembly, contig: PRELSG_00_v1_445, whole genome shotgun sequence genomic DNA includes:
- a CDS encoding fam-h protein — its product is MNKKNNIILISNYRMHPRYYSHLSKSFITTDMLTLKIYSKRENKNILYFLIKFFIFTFLIWISQCSNNWNTYETWNYENNLKNILNLGDKRALAESNDTIKQKKGLQCHGQQGMMTINLESNNEQIEIEQNLNAEHEDEIETKEKNKKVKLTEKILSKCKNNLKLVASSFAFFSSLFLVSLIIASQFTYNVPFHNFFYVLPSLSLVIISIILTHERIEIKYKNKF